The Primulina eburnea isolate SZY01 chromosome 8, ASM2296580v1, whole genome shotgun sequence genome contains a region encoding:
- the LOC140840002 gene encoding serine/threonine-protein kinase D6PK-like isoform X2: protein MSLTHGVSPISHEIVELTEIYDSDSRTSENVEKHNAGKGLKKYSIADDINKLFESINIGSSLQDLGPDERRSRDTLHKSAMKRPMRVSPSRVVGIGITEPVSLKQALRGLCISQASEMAAVKKRIFRPSASPGQPLDDAKGNSVAISLKTVNETTLVSKIRKADSMLENGCEELDRVRAESSSNANPVFGAISVDSNKNKNDSNPRIFRKRKIVVRKADEKSKSKDKGETSQSSKSSLGEYSSTTSHSEDSYISASSRSGYRPHMSRDMRWEAINLFQNQHGSLGLSHFKLLKKLGGGDIGIVYLSELIGTSCLFAVKIMNFDALASRKKILRAQTEKEILEILDHPFLPTLYAHFTTNKFSCLIMEHCPGGDLHVLRQKQPTKSYPEESARFYVAEVLLALEYLHMLGVVYRDLKPENILIREDGHIMLSDFDLSLRCNVNPMLLESSSPIIEPPKKTPTPLSASSCIDPFCLHPNLQLSCFTPNFFSTVATTRKLKSELKSQIIPLPQLVVEPTDARSNSFVGTHEYLAPEIIKGEGHGSAVDWWMFGILLYELLYGKTPFKGSSNADTISNVVSRCLKFPDYPTISTHAQDLITRLLKKEPESRLGSVKGALEIKHHPFFEDQNWALVRCATPPEVPKLFDLGGSVLDSKKIKYETEFEMF, encoded by the exons ATGTCTCTTACCCATGGTGTGTCGCCTATTAGCCATGAAATAGTAGAGCTGACAGAAATATACGATTCCGATTCTAGAACCAGCGAAAATGTTGAAAAACATAATGCAGGGAAGGGTTTAAAGAAGTATTCTATCGCGGATGACATCAACAAACTTTTTGAATCTATAAATATTGGGAGTTCTCTTCAAGATTTAGGTCCAGACGAGCGAAGATCTAGAGATACTTTGCACAAAAGTGCTATGAAAAGACCAATGAGAGTAAGCCCTTCTCGAGTTGTGGGTATTGGAATTACAGAACCGGTGAGTTTGAAACAGGCTCTGAGAGGATTATGCATCTCTCAAGCATCTGAGATGGCAGCAGTGAAGAAACGAATATTTAGACCATCAGCTTCGCCGGGCCAACCACTTGATGATGCAAAAGGGAATTCAGTGGCGATATCTTTA AAGACTGTGAATGAGACAACTTTGGTCAGCAAGATTCGCAAGGCCGATTCTATGCTGGAAAACGGGTGTGAAGAATTGGACAGAGTAAGAGCAGAATCAAGTAGTAATGCAAACCCGGTATTTGGTGCAATATCTGTGGACTCTAACAAAAACAAGAATGACTCTAATCCTCGTATCTTTCGGAAACGAAAGATTGTAGTGAGAAAAGCTGATGAAAAATCAAAGTCAAAGGATAAAGGAGAGACTTCTCAAAGCTCCAAAAGTAGCCTCGGGGAATATAGCAGCACAACTAGTCATAGTGAAGACAGCTATATAAGTGCATCTAGTCGCAGTGGCTATCGACCTCACATGTCACGGGACATGAGATGGGAAGCCATAAACTTGTTTCAAAATCAGCACGGAAGCTTGGGATTGAGTCACTTCAAGTTGCTGAAGAAGCTTGGAGGGGGCGACATTGGCATTGTATACCTTTCTGAGCTAATCGGTACAAGCTGCCTCTTTGCAgtgaaaataatgaattttgATGCTTTGGCTAGCAGAAAAAAAATTTTGAGGGCTCAAACAGAAAAGGAGATACTGGAGATTCTGGATCACCCGTTCCTTCCTACTCTTTATGCTCATTTTACTACCAATAAATTTTCGTGTTTGATTATGGAACATTGCCCCGGTGGTGATCTTCATGTTCTCCGTCAAAAACAGCCGACCAAGAGCTATCCCGAGGAATCCGCAAG GTTCTATGTTGCTGAAGTCCTTCTCGCACTGGAGTACCTTCACATGCTTGGAGTAGTGTACAGAGACTTGAAACCCGAAAACATTTTGATTCGAGAAGACGGCCATATCATGCTCTCTGATTTTGACTTGTCTCTCAGATGCAATGTTAATCCAATGCTACTCGAGTCATCTTCCCCAATAATTGAACCGCCAAAGAAAACACCGACTCCACTCTCAGCTTCCAGCTGCATCGACCCTTTTTGCCTCCACCCGAACTTGCAACTTTCTTGTTTTACTCCGAATTTTTTCTCAACAGTGGCCACAACCCGAAAACTAAAATCCGAACTAAAGTCCCAGATCATTCCTCTGCCACAACTTGTAGTTGAGCCCACTGATGCGCGATCCAATTCCTTTGTAGGAACTCATGAGTACCTGGCTCCCGAAATTATCAAGGGGGAAGGTCATGGAAGTGCCGTGGATTGGTGGATGTTCGGAATCTTGCTCTACGAGCTATTATACGGTAAGACACCCTTCAAAGGATCAAGCAATGCGGATACTATATCAAATGTGGTGTCCCGATGCCTGAAGTTTCCCGACTATCCAACTATCAGTACTCATGCTCAAGATTTGATCACACGGTTGTTGAAGAAGGAACCGGAAAGTCGGCTCGGCTCGGTAAAGGGTGCACTTGAGATTAAGCACCATCCATTCTTTGAGGACCAAAACTGGGCTTTGGTAAGATGTGCAACACCTCCAGAGGTGCCTAAGTTGTTTGATTTGGGAGGCTCGGTTCTTGACAGCAAGAAGATCAAGTATGAGACAGAATTTGAGATGTTTTAA
- the LOC140840002 gene encoding serine/threonine-protein kinase D6PK-like isoform X1 codes for MSLTHGVSPISHEIVELTEIYDSDSRTSENVEKHNAGKGLKKYSIADDINKLFESINIGSSLQDLGPDERRSRDTLHKSAMKRPMRVSPSRVVGIGITEPVSLKQALRGLCISQASEMAAVKKRIFRPSASPGQPLDDAKGNSVAISLVPEIRHESAIKISKAELEQNGKLDLPYSSTRTRFKNKLSDESMVMERGKHKVHQDKLQHFSLSSNFNEESKLIKPLDQGFGFSKQGSRSQIFVKKKTVNETTLVSKIRKADSMLENGCEELDRVRAESSSNANPVFGAISVDSNKNKNDSNPRIFRKRKIVVRKADEKSKSKDKGETSQSSKSSLGEYSSTTSHSEDSYISASSRSGYRPHMSRDMRWEAINLFQNQHGSLGLSHFKLLKKLGGGDIGIVYLSELIGTSCLFAVKIMNFDALASRKKILRAQTEKEILEILDHPFLPTLYAHFTTNKFSCLIMEHCPGGDLHVLRQKQPTKSYPEESARFYVAEVLLALEYLHMLGVVYRDLKPENILIREDGHIMLSDFDLSLRCNVNPMLLESSSPIIEPPKKTPTPLSASSCIDPFCLHPNLQLSCFTPNFFSTVATTRKLKSELKSQIIPLPQLVVEPTDARSNSFVGTHEYLAPEIIKGEGHGSAVDWWMFGILLYELLYGKTPFKGSSNADTISNVVSRCLKFPDYPTISTHAQDLITRLLKKEPESRLGSVKGALEIKHHPFFEDQNWALVRCATPPEVPKLFDLGGSVLDSKKIKYETEFEMF; via the exons ATGTCTCTTACCCATGGTGTGTCGCCTATTAGCCATGAAATAGTAGAGCTGACAGAAATATACGATTCCGATTCTAGAACCAGCGAAAATGTTGAAAAACATAATGCAGGGAAGGGTTTAAAGAAGTATTCTATCGCGGATGACATCAACAAACTTTTTGAATCTATAAATATTGGGAGTTCTCTTCAAGATTTAGGTCCAGACGAGCGAAGATCTAGAGATACTTTGCACAAAAGTGCTATGAAAAGACCAATGAGAGTAAGCCCTTCTCGAGTTGTGGGTATTGGAATTACAGAACCGGTGAGTTTGAAACAGGCTCTGAGAGGATTATGCATCTCTCAAGCATCTGAGATGGCAGCAGTGAAGAAACGAATATTTAGACCATCAGCTTCGCCGGGCCAACCACTTGATGATGCAAAAGGGAATTCAGTGGCGATATCTTTAGTACCTGAAATTAGACATGAATCtgcaattaaaatttcaaaagctGAATTGGAGCAGAACGGGAAATTGGATTTGCCATATTCATCGACCAGGACCAGATTTAAGAATAAACTCTCAGATGAGAGTATGGTTATGGAGAGGGGAAAGCACAAGGTGCATCAAGACAAGCTACAACATTTTTCTTTATCATCAAACTTCAATGAGGAAAGCAAGCTCATCAAACCTTTGGACCAAGGTTTTGGTTTTAGCAAACAAGGTTCAAGAAGCCAGATCTTTGTCAAAAAGAAGACTGTGAATGAGACAACTTTGGTCAGCAAGATTCGCAAGGCCGATTCTATGCTGGAAAACGGGTGTGAAGAATTGGACAGAGTAAGAGCAGAATCAAGTAGTAATGCAAACCCGGTATTTGGTGCAATATCTGTGGACTCTAACAAAAACAAGAATGACTCTAATCCTCGTATCTTTCGGAAACGAAAGATTGTAGTGAGAAAAGCTGATGAAAAATCAAAGTCAAAGGATAAAGGAGAGACTTCTCAAAGCTCCAAAAGTAGCCTCGGGGAATATAGCAGCACAACTAGTCATAGTGAAGACAGCTATATAAGTGCATCTAGTCGCAGTGGCTATCGACCTCACATGTCACGGGACATGAGATGGGAAGCCATAAACTTGTTTCAAAATCAGCACGGAAGCTTGGGATTGAGTCACTTCAAGTTGCTGAAGAAGCTTGGAGGGGGCGACATTGGCATTGTATACCTTTCTGAGCTAATCGGTACAAGCTGCCTCTTTGCAgtgaaaataatgaattttgATGCTTTGGCTAGCAGAAAAAAAATTTTGAGGGCTCAAACAGAAAAGGAGATACTGGAGATTCTGGATCACCCGTTCCTTCCTACTCTTTATGCTCATTTTACTACCAATAAATTTTCGTGTTTGATTATGGAACATTGCCCCGGTGGTGATCTTCATGTTCTCCGTCAAAAACAGCCGACCAAGAGCTATCCCGAGGAATCCGCAAG GTTCTATGTTGCTGAAGTCCTTCTCGCACTGGAGTACCTTCACATGCTTGGAGTAGTGTACAGAGACTTGAAACCCGAAAACATTTTGATTCGAGAAGACGGCCATATCATGCTCTCTGATTTTGACTTGTCTCTCAGATGCAATGTTAATCCAATGCTACTCGAGTCATCTTCCCCAATAATTGAACCGCCAAAGAAAACACCGACTCCACTCTCAGCTTCCAGCTGCATCGACCCTTTTTGCCTCCACCCGAACTTGCAACTTTCTTGTTTTACTCCGAATTTTTTCTCAACAGTGGCCACAACCCGAAAACTAAAATCCGAACTAAAGTCCCAGATCATTCCTCTGCCACAACTTGTAGTTGAGCCCACTGATGCGCGATCCAATTCCTTTGTAGGAACTCATGAGTACCTGGCTCCCGAAATTATCAAGGGGGAAGGTCATGGAAGTGCCGTGGATTGGTGGATGTTCGGAATCTTGCTCTACGAGCTATTATACGGTAAGACACCCTTCAAAGGATCAAGCAATGCGGATACTATATCAAATGTGGTGTCCCGATGCCTGAAGTTTCCCGACTATCCAACTATCAGTACTCATGCTCAAGATTTGATCACACGGTTGTTGAAGAAGGAACCGGAAAGTCGGCTCGGCTCGGTAAAGGGTGCACTTGAGATTAAGCACCATCCATTCTTTGAGGACCAAAACTGGGCTTTGGTAAGATGTGCAACACCTCCAGAGGTGCCTAAGTTGTTTGATTTGGGAGGCTCGGTTCTTGACAGCAAGAAGATCAAGTATGAGACAGAATTTGAGATGTTTTAA